A genomic segment from Nicotiana tabacum cultivar K326 chromosome 9, ASM71507v2, whole genome shotgun sequence encodes:
- the LOC142163969 gene encoding uncharacterized protein LOC142163969 yields the protein MIAYDSAIPFHSLASSVTVFNGLNFSEWREQVQFHLGVMDLDLALLNDKPAAITDSSSADEKSFHKAWERSNRLSLMFMRMNIANNIKSTIPQTESAREYLKFVEEHFCSADKSLAGTLMAELTTMKFDGSRNMQNHIIEMTNIAARLQTLGMKVDDSFLVQFILNSLPLEYGPFQINYNTIKDKWNVSELSSMLTQEESRLKK from the exons ATGATCGCTtacgattcag CTATTCCTTTCCATTCGCTTGCTTCGTCTGTTACTGTGTTCAACGGATTGAACTTCTCTGAATGGCGTGAACAAGTCCAGTTCCACTTAGGTGTGATGGATCTTGACTTGGCTCTGCTGAATGATAAGCCCGCTGCCATTACTGATTCGAGCAGTGCGGATGAGAAGTCTTTCCATAAAGCATGGGAACGCTCTAACAGGCTAAGCCTTATGTTTATGCGAATGAATATTGCCAACAACATTAAGAGTACTATTCCACAAACAGAAAGTGCCAGGGAATACTTGAAGTTTGTGGAAGAACATTTTTGTTCTGCAGATAAGTCTCTCGCTGGTACACTAATGGCTGAACTCACGACCATGAAGTTTGATGGGTCGCGTAATATGCAAAACCATATCATCGAGATGACTAACATTGCAGCAAGACTTCAGACCTTGGGGATGAAAGTGGATGATTCCTTCTTGGTTCAGTTTATTCTGAACTCGTTGCCTCTTGAGTATGGACCTTTTCAAATTAACTATAACACTATTAAGGATAAGTGGAATGTTAGTGAATTGTCCAGTATGCTTACTCAGGAGGAGTCAAGACTTAAGAAATAA